TCTGCTGCAGGCCGGGCAGCATGATGTCGATTGCCAGCGCGTTGAGCGCCATGAGGGCAGCGGCGAGCGCGATGAATTCCCAGCGCGAGAGCGAATCCTGGCGCGTCTCGGCCAGAGGTGTCTTCTGGTCCATAGTCTTGGTCCAATCGGTCGTCTGAAAATGCAAAGGGATGCGCGGTCGCCCGTCACATCCCCTGGCGAAGGGCGCCTGAGCGGCGCCCGTAAATTTTTGTCAGTCGATCAGGCAGCGCCTTTGACGCTGATGCCCTTCTCGTCGAGGAAGCCCTGCAATTCGCCGGCCTGAAACATCTCGCGGACGATGTCGCAGCCGCCCACGAACTCACCCTTCACGTAGAGCTGCGGGATGGTCGGCCACTGCGAATATTCCTTGATGCCCTGGCGGAGCTCGTCGGAGGTCAGGATGTTGACGCCCTTGTAGTCCACGCCGAGATAATCGAGGATCTGCACGACCTGACCCGAGAAGCCGCACTGCGGGAAGCCCGGGGTGCCCTTCATGAAGAGGACGATGTCGTTGCTCTTGACCTCGTTGTCGATGAACTCTGCGATCGCGCTCATGGTGGTGCCTTCCGTGGCTGCGGCCTGATCCGGGCAGGCGCGTAGCTATAGTGACCTTTGCCAGATTACATAAGCGATCCGGTAGGAGCTGTCGAGACGAGCAGGTCACCTTTCGTAACCATGCTGACGGCAAATGTCAGGCCGGCCGCCGCTCCAGCCATCGCAGCAGCGTCATCTCGCTCTCGGACAGGCCGGATGGCAGCTTGCGGAAGCTTCGCCGTGCCGCCGTGAGCGACGCGGCGAGGCCGCCCGCGATCCAGTCTTCGATCAGCGCGGGATGGACATAGCAGTTGCGGCAGAC
The Mesorhizobium australicum genome window above contains:
- the grxD gene encoding Grx4 family monothiol glutaredoxin; this translates as MSAIAEFIDNEVKSNDIVLFMKGTPGFPQCGFSGQVVQILDYLGVDYKGVNILTSDELRQGIKEYSQWPTIPQLYVKGEFVGGCDIVREMFQAGELQGFLDEKGISVKGAA